In Phyllopteryx taeniolatus isolate TA_2022b chromosome 5, UOR_Ptae_1.2, whole genome shotgun sequence, the DNA window aaaaatgtcagcaattttgttttcttctgtcaatatggggtgctgggtgtactttaatgaggggggaaaaatgaatttaaatgtttttagcaaatggctgcactataacgaagagtgaaaattttaaggcggtctgaatactttccgtacccactgtaaatgttGAGAAATTAATCATTCCTACAGATTAAATGTACCAAATGTACTGGACTTAAATGTAGTGTACttgaagagtaaaaaaaaatactgttcagatttcttttttctttttttagttcaaaCAGGCTGTATGCATAATCTTCTTTTGAATACGTTCGATCTTATTCAATGGTTTAAATGTaaattgcatttgtatttatttcagtgacttttttttcatacaccactagagggagcccacgtcACACTCATGGTACACATACCAcacttttgagaatcactgttcgtctatactgtatgtgccctgcgatcggctagcgaccagttcaaggtgtaccccgcctctcgtccagagtcggctgggataggctccagtaggcccgcgaccctagtgaggacaagcggtaaagataatggatggaCGTTCTAGACAGATGAGGAATGCTAaattgagaagctttatggcaaGTTTTTTATATAGCAATTCTGATGTCCATTTCGAGGATTCACCTAGAAAAAGGGGGTGCGAGGGCCTGCTCATCATTGCTTGATTCTTTAATTGTTgtaattttcaattaaattctAAAGTTATTTTTGCATATCTTCATGAACGTCTTCCCAAAAAAGGTGTCTTATTACTTTAAAAAAGCTTAAGGCTATGGatcaaatcagcaaaaaaaataaataaaagaaaaatcgaTACTTACTGTAGCATCATCTGAGCCAGATGCAAATGCATCTCCACTGGGATAGTAACTGTTTAGAGACCCAACCATAGAGGTATGCagtattattaaataatttttaaaaaaagaacgcaGAAGTGCAACTTTCAGTTGAAATCAATTTGCAACTCACCGCACACTATTGATGTCAGATTCATGAGTTTCAAAAGACTGGATGCACTGTCCTGAGCGCATGTCCCAAACATTGGCCTTCTTATCGCAGCcctacaaaaacaacagcagcagaaTAAGGTAGCAAATACTAagataataattacaaatatcaGCAAATAGATCAGTCAAAACTGCGAGAAGGCGTGAAGTTGCTCCCTCACCCCTGAGACAAAAGTGTTCCCTGTCTCAGAGGGCGCCAGATCCAGACACAGCACGTCCGCCGCGTGCCCATGGAAACTCTGCAATAATTGCCCACTCTCGACATCCCATAATGCACACGTCCCGTCTCCGCTGGAAGTCAGGATCTTCAAGCCAAACAGATGATGGACAATAATGAGAGGAGCGAAATGTTGCTGCGCGCACACCGCTATAAATGGAGGCCCTgcgttgtttgttttaaacaccATATGACCTGGACGTGAACCACGATTGGCTGAAGTGAATTATTAAACAGGTGAGAAAGCTTGACCGCCTGTAGCGTAAAAGGCATTAACAACAGCACACAAATGAGTTAAGTACAGAGAATCAGCAGTGGCTACGGGGGTTGTTAAGGCTGTCATTCTTTTTGGGTTaagtgttcccccccccccccccgctggaTTCATGCCCCCGCTATATCGGAGATTTGTTTCGCATGGGTTTTCACAGCGTACAGGCAAGGCCAAATTTATGAATTAAAAGATAAACGGTGGTTCACTGTATTGGTGTTTGATGTGAGTCGTGGAGCATCTCACCTGCATGTCAGAGTTGGTGAAGCTACAAGCGGACAAGTAGTTTGTGTGCATGGCGACGGACTTTTTCTTTGCAGCCAAGTTCTCGTTCTTGTCCAGGGAAAGAGGATACACCGAACATTTGTTGTCAAGGCCACTGGGACGGACGGAAGGGATAGAAAACAAATTCAACCCAAAATTAACCGCTAGGCGAGACAAGGCTTTTAAACTAATAGTAAAAATGAAAGAACATTCACACGGCGATTTTGTGTTTGCTTGTCCAAAGACAATATGGCAGTTTCTTCATTGAGCAGGATAGGCTCGAAAATAAATTAGGTCAGTGATTTCCAAAGTGTGGtccgagtaccactagtggtacgtgggTTATCTCTCGTGGTGTGGAAAAGTACGACTCATAAGATTATGACATTTTTGccctgaaaaacatttttaactcaTGCAATACAATTTTTGTCATGAAAAGGCgttatttcttgaaaaatatgggTGTTCTCTCCAAAACTGTAAGATAAAAAGACAACATACAACTTTTCTTTAAGATTAgaattatatattattgtatGATTTTCGGCGGCAcgttggatgactggttagagcgtcagcctcacagttctgaggacccgggttcaatccccggccccgcctgtgtggagtttgcatgttctccccgtgcctgcgtgggttttctccgggcactccggtttcctcccacatcccaaaaaacatgcattaattggagactctaaattgcccgaaggcatgactgtgagtgcgaatggttgtttgtttctatgtgccctgcgattggctggcaaccagttcggggtgtaccccgcctcctgcccgatgacagctgggataggctccagcacgcccgcgaccctagtgaggagaagcggctcagaaaatggatggatggatgattttcttgaaaaataaattaacaaaaaatatagcAATTTCTCTCATACGACtatgtttttcttaaaaatatataactttcATCTAGTAAGATTGACCTTTTCTTCCAATTGTGCTTATGACTTTGTttcttgaaacaaaaaaaattggggttttcaaaaaaaacaacaaatgtttgttttaaaatttctaagtaccatttttatttaaattgtatgtagtttatatgtacatgtacactgtatgtacagtatgtactgtttaattgaaccagtagttgtattttttttttttttcccatacatacagtataagcgcagtgttaatgttcaaactgtgcctCATGCTTCGGTGGtttcaaataatattaaatgtactttttaggactaaaaccactgccttgtttttgatgaacactagGGCCTACTAggatactgtatttgcatgttttAGGCAGGAGAGGACAAGGACATGCCATTACTTAGGACAACATAAGTCGACataaacaattatattttttgttgtttagtttAGTCAGGGGCAGCATGGTGAATGAGCGGTTAGCTCATCGCCGATCTAAGGTGCGGAGTTCAAGCTTCctcttttgcatgttttccccgtgttTACAGTTTTGTACTCGAGcttttcccacattccaaaaacatgcacgtaagactaattgtccatcggtgtgatTGGCTAGTGATCAACCAAGGGTGTGCCCCaccttctcgcccaaagtcatcttGGATAGACTCCAACTCACTAgtgaccctcatgaggacaGGCGCTATACAAATGGTTGAATGGCTGGCTGGATAGGTTTCGTTAGCTGTTTGCTTTGTACTTCACAAAGAATGACataacagacagacagacagacagacaggactGCACCATTTGCATTCTAGGGCACGAGCCTCAATGGGCGAATTCCTCTACGGGCTTTTGTTTCCAGATTTGTGCCAAAATTCTACAGGTTCttgttgagcaaaaaaaaagaaaacagaaaggTTTCCACGTTGCGCGGCGGAGCACTCACCCACAAGCTACAGCGCAGCCAGACGGGGCATAGGCGCAGGCCATCACCCAGGTGCAAGGCATCGTCACGGCGTGCTCCTGATcgacagcaaaacaaacaaagccgCTTCAGAGAGTGACATGAATCACATCTTTGAGTGACTCACTCAAACAGGACCTTCGATTACAACATGAAACACTGCTTGATACACTTTGCCCAGATACTGGAACTACTCGCATGTTCTAGAATAGTTTTAAGACTCTGTAAAAGACActtgtgttttcatttatgcTCAATTGTGCTAAAGCCGGGATGGGTAAAGTGCAGCCCACGGGCCACGTACGATCCACTGCGTTCTTTCATCcggcccactgagcatttacgttatcaagagtcctgtaatatttcttTAGCCTGATAGCATAATAGCATAAGTCATTACTTATGAATCATTACTATTGACCTCAAAAACCTAATGTGGCCCATGGCtacaaaggtttgcccaccaACGCGCCAAAGCACTTATTATATAGCACGTTTCATAAACAACATTGCATCACCGAAGGATTTTATTTCAAAGGCCTGGGAGCCAACGGGCCGTTAAGGACATCCATATTGTTGAGGGCAAGCAGAAACTGggcttcatgttttatttagcGCGCCACGTTAAAAAGACGAGTTACCTTGTTGGTAGTGAAGGCATCCCACACGATCACTTTTCCATCCTGCATGTTTAGAGAGAAGCAGACAGTCTCTATAATTGAAAAAACTTATATACTGAACTAATGCTGATCTCGCCGCAATTTACTAACAAATTGACttactcagtgtgtgtgtgtgtgccatgacttattctgttgtatggtAAATGGGTCTGCACTTATACAGCGCTTTATctccaccatcacagtgcccaaagcgcttcacAAAGCCTCACGTTCATACACCGATGggcaactgctgccatgcaaggcgctgcatGGCAGCAAATTACAGTTCAGTGTCTCGCCCAAGGAAACTTCGACACGCGGGcagtcgtagccgggattcgaaccagtgaAAAGGAGCTGTGGAGTTGTGTGCgcgagtgtgcgtgtgcgtgtggtgTGCGTGAGACCTGCGAGGAGCTGACGATCCTCCTCTTGTCCTTACACCAGTCCATGCACAGAACTTTGTTGCCGTGTCCCTTCAGAGTTCTCCGGGTCTTCATGACAAACTGACCCAGGCCCTCCACCTTCTCGGCCACTTGATgcactgaacacacacacacgcgcacactttGTGCATTACATTAAATCGCCACCTGATTAACATCCAGAGTCGGATTAAAGCGGCCTGCGTCTAATGGCTGACAatattgcttatttttttttaattgatgtatttatttttgcctgAACCTCCAAGAGCATCTCCCATGCCACGTGATGTAATCCAAAAAGATGGTTTTAATCTCTTCCTCTCCGACATTGATGTCGTTGCTATACGCTGCAGAGCGGATGTTTGGATGCTGCAAGAGTGCCATACCGATTGGCGGaagcagcaaaaacaaaaccgaGCCTGTTCAATGTCAGGAAGAAAATGATGCTCACTGTTACATGTGAAGATGAATAAGCTGtcgttagttgtttttttttttttccttattttctcAATGCTGCgatgtggaaaaacaaacatctgctCTGATTTGTCGGCGCTCGGGTGAATGGCGGGCGGCCTCTCCATTTTCCGTACTCACGCTCGACGTCGTGCAGCTTGGCTCTTTCCTCTTCGAGCTTCGACTTGAGCGACTCCGACTCGGTTTTCAGATGGGCCAGGGTCTCGTTGAGCTGTACCTCCTGTGTCGCCATTTCAGGGATCGGGGGGGATCTCATATATTTGTCCTTTATGCGGGGCCGCGATGGGCAGCGAAAAGGCTTGAAAGCAGtggcacacgcacacgcacggctAACAGCTGATGCTGCTCCCGTGACGTCACAGGGACAAGACGCCCACAGTGaagaggggaggagggggagaaTGGGTGGGCAAGTGGAGGAGGATGCTGCGGGTACATCTCAATACATTCGAAGAGTGTCAAAAGCTTAGTTGAGTTATCTAGCTCAATTCAAAAAGAAGTGGTTTGGATATCCCATGTACgtattaccatttattttattttatttattgattacaGTTTACAGTTATGTCTATTTCATGATTACAAATGGATGCATTGGTTTTGCATTTATGTATAATCTCCCTTTCTTCAAAACCCGATGACAAAGAAACATTGTCATAGGGCTTCTATCTatgaattttccattttgtgttaCTGGCGCTTGTGTTTGTTTCAGCTTGTTTAGGTCCATTATTTCCAAAATAATCATTGAATTTATCCCTTTGACATCCACTGAATATCTTTATACTTTGGTTTACTACCATATTGCTGAATTGGCTATTTTTTCAAGTTGTGTCTCTGCTGGTTCTgataatttgggggggggggggacgatgATCATGATGTTCAGTGTATTGTAGTCCAATGATCCTCAACTGTGAGCCCGGGTGTCGGGCAGCcagtttaatgtttaaaaaaaacaatctttgtaatgtgttttttaataaggaaaaaaagcaGTGATAAATAGAGGTGCAACTATTTACATCATGACAAACTATTGCATTAGCtattgtgatatttttcttttccatttgcaTCCTAAAAAGTCAagaaacaaacacagaaaaagGTCACGCTCACCTTCTTATTACTGAAGCTAAAGtcttcagatgtttttgttggtttttttcaccccaaaatCCAAAACGTAAAAGATTGAAACATCACATCGCCACAGTTGAGATGTTGAAACCATCCATCCTTCCACCACTTGTCCTTATAACTGGAGATAACTGCAGTCTAGCCCAGCTGAGTTAGGGCGAGAGCTGaagtataccctggactggttgccagtcactcGCCAAGCACACATAGGCAAACAcccagtcacattcacaccgatgggcaatCAAGTCAATTAACCCAAGAAGCATCTTTTGTGTGGAAGGAAAGCAGAGTAAGCCAGACACAATTGGAGGAGAACATACATTAGAACACTTGCAGACACTTTTCATTTATACACAACTACTGTAAGACCTTGTCCTGTAAAAACTAATTAGAAATGTGATCATTTTTATGCATGGTCATAACGATCTAGCTAGGTATTGTTAAACTCTTGCTATGAccatttaaagtccctgtaaagagAAAATACATGTAATTCCAACACACCAGTGTTGTCAACAACCCTCAAAAATTTGAATGAGGAACGAAATCGCCAAGTATATGAAGTGAGGCTTCAACATCATGAAAAACCACCAAATGAGTGAAATCATACCCCGATGAAAAAAAGGATGCGACTTCGTCGAGTAACATTCTTATGGCTACACATGTGGGAATTCTTATGGCTACACATGTGGGAATTTAAATAATGACACAGAGATCTTCTCTAAGTTGTGGCaaccagggaagatgcatttttggggtgtaggcatagctcgGCACGGCTAGCTAGCTAACAAACGGaacgctgtagtggtagaaatggtcCTAGTAATAACAACTAAGTAACTTACAATTGCGCTGGATAATCACTGATGCCATCGTAGGTGCTCAAGCtcttacagtatatagtgggggagaggGGGGACTCTATATCTCTATTAAATACAGTGCTaagtagttctcagtctttgcaaatTGCAGCAGttatatttaaacatttagaAATAAACCTGTGACTTCACTTTGCAGGATCTTTAAAGAAATTGTCAACACTATATTGTTGAATGTAAAGGTTTTAGTGCATACACTACTCAGAAAAAGTTCGGGATATTCAGCTTTGGGGAAATGTCATGATAAACCTAAAATACACTATAATTTGCACAGGTGAATTTATTGTGACCTTCTCtacacttttgaatgcacatgtccaactattacaattccattgcaacatgctgccaattttttttttttgtcttgtattgctatattagtcattcaaactgctctaagtgctagaggactctgcatcttgttgcacaattttcaaaaaaaaccaaaaaaaaaaaacaatacctcACCATGTGCGAGGCTTTAAACAGGATAttctcaaatcaaaatggccacGGAGCTTAGAGTGTCaccaggttgcaacagagagactggaagagtcacataAAGACAAAGAAGTGAATGTCCTTGGAAATTCATGGATCAAACtcctgttttgaattttgccATTTACAGTGCCGTGACAAAGTATTGCCgcacttctcaaattcttatatttttgcattgctTCCCCACTTTAATTTTGAAGAGCTTTTAACAAACGTCAATATCAGAccaatataacccaagtgaacttaaaacactgtttttaaatggtgatttcatttattaagaagaaaaaaaaaactattgaaagttacctggccctgtgcaAGGTATTAGTTacaccccttgttaaatcatgaattaattgtggctaatcgcAATTTTTGGCTAATTTGCACTGATCACCCCCAAGCCTGATTACTGATTACTGatacctgttcaatcaagaaaacaGCTCCTgacaaaaaagaacataaaggctggtgttacttttgcaaaaaaaaaaaaaaaaaacaacatctgaatcattcccaagacttttgggagagtattatatggactgacgagatgaaagtggatcttttggaaagtgtgtgtcttgttacatttagtataaatgtagcacagcatttcagaaaaataacatcataccaacagtcaaacatggtggtggcagtgtgatggtcttgggctgcttttcccCTTCAGGGCCTGGACAACATGCTGTgactgatggaaccatgaattctgctctttaacatcAAATCCTTAAGgcgaatgttcagccatcagtttgtgacctcaagctgaagcataCTTGGGTTCTgaagcaggataacaatccaaaacacatcagcaagtcaacttctgaatggtttaaaaacaaaatgaaggttttggagtggcctagtcaaagtccagacttgaatccgattgaaatgcagtggcatgaccttaaaaaggccgttaatgatggaaaaacctccatttttgctgaactCAAACAATTCTGcgaggaagagtgggccaaaatatctccacagagatttgaaagactcattgccagttatagaaagtgcttgatttcagttgttgctgctgaggttgGCCCAACTAGTTATTAGGTtgagggggccattactttttcacacaggaccaggtaactgaatattttgtttctatgcaaactggggaaactatgcaaaaatatgagaatttgagaagggggccaatactttttcacggcacggTAGCTCCCTGTTAGTTAAGGTTGTGCAAACAATTATagaaacactgaacagttggacTTGTGCATTCAAAGGTTGAGAGAAGGTCatattaagttcacctgtaaaggtatggagcattttaggttcatcctgaaattgcACCCGAAAACCCAATACTGTATCCATAACATTTTGTTattaagtgtatatatatatatattttttttatatatatacaaatggaTGACATATAGCCATTAGCCACATGATTATAGGTTAGGCTTAAGAAGAGAGAGGACAAACTCTCTGACCCTGGGTCAGATCATGGTTAGGAATTCCAGGTGAAGGCTACTGGGAACCTGCAGCAACTCCAGAGCCTGCGAGGACGGGGAGAAAGGAAACGTAACCGGGAAACGATAATGTGCATCCATCATCAGCTGAGCGGAGCCGTCGTGATCTTGTCGAAGCGACTGCAACAGAGAGGACATTTCACTTTTCTGACCCAGCGTCCATTACGTGACATGACTTATTTTAAAGCAGTCAGATCTGAGAATGGAGAATGGAGCTCACCTGAACTTTGCGGACAAACGATGAGGCTACTCTCTTCTCAAAACCATCAGTGGGTGTGTATGAATTCAGAATCTTGACAATCTGTACGACGGTATTCAGTTGAGCATCTTAATAATTTGAGTTTTACAAAATTGTATGGAACAGCAAGGAACTGGATCATATACCTGAACTGTGTTGAGCTCTGTGCATTTCTCGGTGATCGCCTTGGCATCGTCATCTGTGGACTTTCTAACCTGTAGCAGCCAGGCAGCCTCAGTCAACGGCTTCAGCGTGTCTATCAGATGACAACTCTGGAGGTCTTTCTCCTGTAGCCACTCTTCCAGGTAGCTGATGTTACATCTATAAGAGCAAAATCCCTGTCACGCTTGTGGCACACAGCAGCCTGTTCTTGCAAGAATTCAGTAGGATGTGAAGCCAGTTGTTCCAAACTTGGGTTTTAAGTTggacagtgattttaaattggatcGGTAAATCGGTGCGTGAGTAAAGTCCAGCTTTTTTCACCTCAGGCAACCGTCAAAATCTTTTCTTCCACAGCAGTGCTTTGAAACAGTAATCCATGCCTTCATCACATGCTGGATTACTGTAACGCTctttactttggagtcagccagtcctccctcaAACATCTCCAACAaattcaaaatgctgctgctcagCTCTTAACTGGAACGTGAAAGAGGGAGCAAATAACTCCTATTCTGGCCTCCCTCCACTGGCTGCCTATACACTTTATAGTTCGTTTTAAGATTCTGCGAGTTAAATGATCTCACCCCACCTTACTTCTCTGAGCTCCTCCATCACTATAGCATGCCCGGTGACTCGGGTCAGCTAACCAGCTGCTCCTGGAGGTAGCGAAGTCTAAGCCAAACCTTAAACGGGATAGCACCTTTTCTATTGCTGGTCCCAAACTATGGAACAACCTCCCAATGCACATCAGAGACGCACACCCACTatccatttttaaaacctgccttaaaacacttttttattcCTTCCTCTGCCTTTGTTTTAGTGTCTCatttttcttattgtttttaactttattgttttatggTTCCTAAATTATGTTaagtttattgttgttttatgtttgatttcTATTTATGTGCAGCACATTGTTTCAGGTGCAGTTAACTTATTCAGTGCCTTTGATGATTATATTCATGTTCATCAATTCgttggtggtttgtttgtgtgattATTCGTCAAGTACTTTTTTTCAGCGGGTAGGCGTGAAAGGGGTTTGTTAATCACCGTAATGACTAACAGAAGCCTGTAGATGTTGGTGTTTCATTGCTTTGGGTTTGAGATCAGCATAGCTTTTGAGTcaaagataaagattaggcagTGAATCTTGGCTTGTCACGTCCATTATGAGGGAGATAAATCTCAAAATGTTAgaagttggacaagtttagAACAGAGTATGTACCTGTATATGTATGGTACAGTGGCtggaataagtatttaacacgtcaccatttttctcactacatatatttccaaaggtgctattgacatgaacatttcaccagatctGGAGGACAACCCtagtaacccatacatacaagaaagtagaagaaataagctcagaaattaagttgtgggtaataatgtgaaagggaaaaagtattgaacacgccaaatggtatttatttaatactttgtacaaaagcctttgtttccaATGAGaggttcaagacacctcctATATGGacaaactagtcgcatgcattgctctgctgtgattttggcccattcctccacacaagcagtcttcaaatcttgaaggttctgtgggcttctattatggaccttgagtttcagttctttccatagattttcaattgattcaagtcaggtgattggctgggccattctagcagctttatttttgttctttgaaaccaattgaaggtttccttggcagtatgttttagatcattatcctgatgaaatggccaccctcatttcatagtcatcatcctcgtagatggcagcagatttttgtcaagaatgtctcagtaaaTCTGCCCATTCAGCCTtatgaagtttaccagtaccatttgctgaaaagcagccccacatcatgatgttcccacctccaaacttcactgttggtatggtgtttttcgggtgatgtgcagtgccattgctcctccaaacgtggtgtgcatgatggtatccaaacagttcaattttgctctcttctgaccagactatattctccaagtatttaactggcttatCCGAaagttgttcagcaaactttaaaggagctttgacatgctttttgttttcagcaatggggtcttgcgtggtgagcgtgcatacaggccatggcggcggaatGCGTTACTCActtttttccttgtgacaacagtacctccttattccaggtctttttgaagctctctaAAGGTGGTCCTCGGTTCTTGGACAACTCttgtgattattctttgcagtCCTCTGCcacaaatcttgcgaggagcacctgatcgaggcaaatctatggtggtataattggctttccacttacgtatcaTGGCCCCGatcgtgctcactggaacattcagtaGCTTagctatgcgcctgtaaccaatgccatcgctATGTTTTGCAAGGATTTGTTTGCGATAGTCtggagacagctctttgctcttacccatcatgagatgtgtcttgactcacaccttgaaatgagacctttttgcaggccatcaattaggactgaaccagctgatattcatttgcactgacaagaggCTGGactgctgtttgattattgatagattttaggtgttgtcttggctttccatgcctttttgcacctccctttcttcatgtgttcaatacctaggaggcatcttgaacctgtcattggaaacaaaggcttttgtacaaagtattaaataatacaagttggcgtgttcaatactttttccctttgtcatttcacattacacacaacttaatttctgttcttatttgttgtactttctttgtatgtatggattacttgggttgttcccaacatctggtgaaattttcatgtcaatagcacctttggaaatatatttagtgggAAAAAtagtgatgtgttaaatacttaattCATCTGctgtatatagta includes these proteins:
- the gnb5a gene encoding guanine nucleotide-binding protein subunit beta-5a, coding for MRSPPIPEMATQEVQLNETLAHLKTESESLKSKLEEERAKLHDVELHQVAEKVEGLGQFVMKTRRTLKGHGNKVLCMDWCKDKRRIVSSSQDGKVIVWDAFTTNKEHAVTMPCTWVMACAYAPSGCAVACGGLDNKCSVYPLSLDKNENLAAKKKSVAMHTNYLSACSFTNSDMQILTSSGDGTCALWDVESGQLLQSFHGHAADVLCLDLAPSETGNTFVSGGCDKKANVWDMRSGQCIQSFETHESDINSVRYYPSGDAFASGSDDATCRLYDLRADREVAIYSKESIIFGVSSVDFSLSGRLLFGGYNDYTINVWDVLKGTRVSILFGHENRVSTLRVSPDGTAFCTGSWDHTLRIWA